One genomic region from Planctomycetia bacterium encodes:
- a CDS encoding serine/threonine protein kinase: MPRVLMFAFVAAIAFAPAAVSRCFAAETPATTSRFLFTSQGKTGHVEADQVRYLDFQAPDQVTWQPGGMFKDGRRIVVLSMEQRRDGPGKPFEVYYTQTPTHLWTYDLISGDLQEIGAEHRLATFVTPQLLLKDEERMLVQVVRGTVGQTYSVRLDGSDPREFTKAGEGLPYGLSLSPDGQRVAYHLASPEGYQVWNSDVEGGDRIKVAASPAHLYFGTCWSPDGQWILYVDCHYQQDPGHDWADVCIGRADGSEHRVLTSDQAMWFAATYGSPETRGGGSNVPSWTHDGKILFPRRTPGARVAWEYQPDRPDTDHFNRDYKPESAQGGTEICLLDPVSGKVESLTPSEPSVWDFRAGESPDGKEIVFCRAAVGEAPAIWVMNRDGSNARLITRGIDDHGADHPRWLPLGR, encoded by the coding sequence ATGCCACGCGTCTTGATGTTCGCTTTCGTCGCCGCCATTGCTTTTGCGCCAGCCGCCGTGTCGCGATGCTTCGCGGCGGAAACGCCTGCGACTACGTCCCGGTTTCTCTTCACGTCGCAAGGCAAAACCGGCCACGTTGAAGCGGACCAAGTCCGCTATCTCGATTTTCAAGCGCCCGACCAAGTGACCTGGCAGCCCGGCGGGATGTTCAAGGATGGGCGGCGCATCGTAGTCCTCAGCATGGAACAACGCCGCGACGGGCCGGGCAAGCCGTTTGAGGTTTATTACACGCAGACGCCAACGCATCTCTGGACATATGACTTGATCAGCGGCGATCTCCAGGAAATCGGCGCGGAGCATCGGCTGGCCACCTTTGTCACCCCGCAATTGCTGCTGAAAGACGAGGAGCGAATGCTCGTCCAAGTCGTGCGCGGAACGGTCGGTCAGACTTACAGTGTGCGGCTCGACGGCAGCGATCCGCGCGAGTTCACCAAGGCGGGCGAAGGGCTCCCGTATGGACTCAGCCTCAGCCCGGACGGCCAGCGCGTCGCCTATCACCTGGCGAGTCCGGAAGGCTATCAAGTTTGGAACAGCGACGTCGAAGGCGGTGACCGTATCAAGGTGGCAGCGTCGCCGGCGCATCTTTACTTCGGCACCTGTTGGTCGCCGGACGGGCAATGGATTCTCTATGTCGATTGCCACTACCAACAGGACCCGGGCCACGATTGGGCCGACGTCTGCATCGGCCGCGCCGATGGCTCGGAACATCGCGTGCTGACTTCCGACCAGGCGATGTGGTTCGCCGCCACCTACGGAAGCCCGGAAACCCGCGGCGGCGGCTCGAACGTCCCGTCCTGGACGCACGACGGCAAAATCCTCTTCCCGCGCCGCACACCTGGCGCGAGAGTGGCTTGGGAATACCAGCCGGATCGCCCTGATACCGATCATTTCAACCGCGACTATAAGCCGGAGTCGGCACAGGGCGGCACGGAGATTTGCCTTCTCGACCCCGTATCCGGCAAGGTCGAAAGCCTCACGCCCAGCGAGCCTTCAGTATGGGATTTCCGAGCGGGCGAATCGCCGGACGGGAAGGAGATCGTCTTCTGCCGTGCCGCCGTGGGTGAAGCACCGGCGATTTGGGTCATGAACCGCGACGGCAGCAACGCGCGCCTGATCACGCGCGGCATCGATGATCATGGGGCGGATCATCCGCGCTGGTTGCCGTTGGGGAGATAG
- a CDS encoding nucleoside permease, translating into MASAGAPSVPEANVPLKMGTRLQLSTMMFLQYLTWGTWFVSLSAYLSANTGEAGKQIFPEGFVGRAYGTAAIAAMIAPFFVGMIADRFFATQHVLAVLHIVGAGILYYLSTVETPGLFYGVMLAYFLCFMPTLALTNSISFHHLPNPGRQFPGIRVLGTISWICAGQLTGAMGWGTSNTAMQVASGFSLLLGIYCFFLPHTPPKNVGHAVTARDVLGLDALALMKRVPFAIFVLGSFLVAIPLQFYYNYTNGFLTNIGVENATGKMTYGQMSEIFFMLLMPVFFARLGVKWMLLVGMLCWALRYVLFAFGNSTDGMWMLYIGILLHGICYDFFFVTGQIYVDNEADERIRGAAQGFIAFITLGIGGFIGAELSSYVDRMTVTTGAITHDWKTFWLIPAALAAGVMVLFAVAFHDSKSKAGT; encoded by the coding sequence GTGGCATCGGCTGGCGCACCATCGGTCCCGGAAGCGAACGTCCCATTGAAAATGGGGACCCGCCTGCAGTTGTCGACGATGATGTTCCTCCAGTATCTAACCTGGGGAACCTGGTTCGTCAGCCTGAGCGCCTACCTCTCCGCGAACACAGGAGAAGCCGGGAAGCAGATTTTCCCGGAGGGCTTCGTCGGCCGGGCCTACGGTACGGCCGCCATCGCGGCGATGATCGCGCCGTTCTTCGTCGGCATGATCGCCGACCGCTTCTTCGCCACGCAACACGTACTCGCCGTGCTGCACATCGTGGGCGCCGGCATTCTCTACTATCTTTCGACGGTTGAAACGCCCGGGCTATTCTATGGCGTGATGCTGGCGTATTTCCTTTGCTTCATGCCGACGTTGGCGCTTACCAATTCAATCTCCTTCCATCATTTGCCGAACCCGGGGCGCCAGTTCCCCGGCATTCGCGTGTTGGGAACCATTTCCTGGATTTGCGCCGGGCAGTTGACCGGCGCGATGGGTTGGGGCACGTCCAATACCGCGATGCAGGTCGCGTCGGGTTTCTCGCTGCTACTTGGCATCTATTGCTTCTTCCTGCCGCATACGCCGCCGAAGAATGTCGGCCACGCGGTAACAGCTCGCGACGTGCTCGGACTTGACGCCTTGGCATTGATGAAGCGCGTACCTTTCGCGATTTTCGTGCTCGGCTCGTTCTTGGTCGCCATTCCCTTGCAGTTCTACTACAACTACACGAACGGCTTCTTGACCAATATCGGCGTCGAGAACGCCACCGGCAAAATGACCTATGGTCAGATGTCGGAAATCTTCTTCATGCTGTTGATGCCCGTCTTTTTCGCGCGGCTGGGTGTTAAGTGGATGCTGCTCGTCGGCATGCTTTGTTGGGCGCTGCGTTACGTGCTGTTCGCGTTCGGAAACTCGACGGACGGGATGTGGATGCTTTACATCGGCATCCTGCTGCACGGCATCTGTTACGACTTCTTCTTCGTCACCGGCCAGATTTACGTCGACAACGAAGCCGACGAACGTATCCGCGGCGCCGCGCAAGGCTTCATCGCCTTCATCACGCTCGGCATCGGCGGCTTCATCGGCGCGGAACTCTCGTCCTATGTCGACCGCATGACGGTGACCACGGGCGCGATCACCCACGACTGGAAAACCTTCTGGCTCATCCCAGCCGCGTTGGCCGCCGGCGTGATGGTGCTGTTTGCGGTGGCGTTCCACGATTCGAAATCGAAGGCTGGGACGTAA
- a CDS encoding sulfotransferase, with amino-acid sequence MLPLVIVVGTGRSGTSTLWRIFLNTFNYAMAYEPRFVIPYSREQHGDLKQLANQRRLLERIAPELNHEIDWDFDAALREVVSPDYGSVVLAGLRFIAGVQSKSGIGWKDPSDSYHMRDLAKLFPSAKFVHIMRNAHDVAASLVSRTWGPTNLYTGGLYWSRTIEEIWRAKESLPGRFHEVRFEDLFERPEPTAEALATFIDSPMAPKLVNYIQRRREADRILAWKRNMSRDGRRLVEAAAQQTLITAGYDTEFHGQAKISSAEAGWLVATDFCRRGARRARRQLAQK; translated from the coding sequence ATGTTACCGCTTGTCATTGTGGTCGGCACGGGCCGCTCGGGAACTTCAACGCTTTGGCGCATCTTTCTCAATACATTCAACTACGCGATGGCTTACGAACCCCGGTTCGTCATTCCCTATTCGCGTGAGCAACACGGCGATTTGAAACAGTTGGCGAATCAGCGCCGCTTGCTGGAGCGCATCGCGCCCGAGTTGAATCACGAGATTGATTGGGATTTCGACGCGGCCTTGCGCGAGGTGGTGTCGCCCGACTACGGCAGCGTGGTGCTCGCCGGGCTGCGGTTCATCGCCGGCGTGCAATCGAAGAGCGGGATCGGCTGGAAGGATCCGTCGGATTCCTACCACATGCGCGATTTGGCCAAGCTTTTTCCCTCGGCCAAGTTCGTCCACATCATGCGGAACGCGCATGACGTCGCTGCGTCGCTCGTTTCGCGCACTTGGGGACCCACGAATCTGTACACCGGCGGCCTTTATTGGTCGCGCACCATCGAAGAGATCTGGCGGGCCAAAGAATCGCTGCCGGGGCGCTTTCACGAAGTTCGCTTCGAGGACTTGTTCGAGCGGCCGGAGCCGACCGCCGAGGCGTTGGCCACGTTCATTGATTCGCCGATGGCTCCGAAGTTGGTGAACTATATTCAGCGTCGGCGCGAAGCGGATCGCATCCTGGCGTGGAAGCGCAACATGTCGCGCGACGGCCGCCGGTTGGTCGAGGCGGCCGCACAACAGACGCTCATCACTGCCGGCTACGATACGGAATTCCACGGCCAAGCGAAGATCTCATCCGCAGAGGCCGGTTGGCTGGTCGCCACTGATTTTTGCCGTCGCGGCGCCCGTCGGGCGCGTAGGCAACTAGCCCAGAAGTAA
- a CDS encoding sugar transferase: MSVMTPGSSVIERFVNETPVQVTRAAKKTSATPYFEWKGGFDRTVAAIMLIPAMPLMLVLFALVRLTSRGPALFKQERVGLNGKPFTMYKIRSMYLNAESLSGPVWASARDPRATPLGRVLRKLHLDELPQLLNVLFGEMSLVGPRPERPEFTNCLEKDVPHYSERFLVRPGVTGLAQVNLPPDTDLEGVRRKLALDLEYIRTGGLWLDARILVCTCFRLTGLSSAHLVRLMGLRRLPKTVVAREHVNGHASLPVKPR, from the coding sequence ATGTCTGTGATGACGCCGGGCAGCTCCGTCATCGAACGCTTCGTCAATGAGACCCCCGTCCAGGTGACGCGGGCCGCCAAGAAGACCAGCGCGACTCCCTACTTCGAGTGGAAGGGGGGCTTCGACCGTACGGTCGCGGCGATCATGTTGATCCCCGCGATGCCCCTCATGCTGGTTTTGTTTGCACTCGTGCGACTCACCTCGCGAGGTCCTGCGCTGTTCAAGCAGGAACGAGTCGGACTGAACGGCAAGCCGTTTACGATGTACAAGATTCGCAGCATGTACCTGAATGCTGAGTCGCTCAGCGGCCCGGTTTGGGCGAGCGCACGCGATCCTCGGGCGACGCCGTTGGGACGGGTGCTGCGTAAGCTGCATCTCGATGAGTTGCCGCAGTTGTTGAATGTGCTGTTCGGCGAGATGTCGCTCGTCGGCCCACGACCCGAGCGACCGGAATTCACGAACTGCTTGGAGAAGGACGTCCCGCACTACTCCGAGCGGTTTTTGGTTCGTCCCGGCGTGACGGGTTTGGCGCAAGTCAATCTTCCGCCGGACACGGATCTGGAAGGCGTGCGTCGCAAGTTAGCGCTTGATCTGGAGTACATCCGCACCGGCGGGCTATGGTTGGACGCGCGCATCTTGGTCTGCACGTGCTTCCGATTGACAGGGCTGTCGTCCGCGCACCTGGTACGGCTGATGGGTTTGCGGCGCTTGCCTAAGACGGTTGTCGCGCGTGAGCACGTCAACGGTCACGCGAGCCTGCCGGTGAAGCCCCGCTAA
- a CDS encoding alpha/beta hydrolase-fold protein codes for MRSSRLAFLALLVAFAAPLGAVAGPLDDLYQLGPDSAPHEGVPQGKVVGPLTLASAIAYPDTTRNYWVYVPAQYDPTKPASLMVFQDGHAFVNLEGDYRIPFVFDNLIYRREMPVTIAVFINPGRTADQKEASGEEWGDRTNNRRVEYNALDDKYATLIVDELLPTLAKDYNLSTDPNDRAISGASSGAICAFTVAWQRPDQFRKVISTIGSFTNIMSGHVYPDLIRESDPKPIRVFLQDGLNDNRGQRRGNYDPNWDWFAQNVKMVEALKEKGYDFNHVFGIGTHSNKQGGAIMPDMLRWLWRDTPRSVDPDDETGRQPLPGSNVSEPKPPTEVGSGR; via the coding sequence ATGCGTTCATCGCGACTTGCCTTTTTGGCGTTACTTGTTGCCTTCGCAGCGCCGCTCGGAGCCGTTGCCGGCCCGCTCGATGACCTGTACCAGCTTGGCCCCGATTCCGCGCCGCATGAAGGCGTGCCGCAAGGCAAGGTGGTCGGGCCTTTGACGTTGGCCAGCGCGATCGCCTATCCGGACACCACGCGCAATTACTGGGTCTACGTCCCCGCGCAGTACGATCCGACCAAACCGGCGTCGCTGATGGTGTTTCAGGACGGGCACGCGTTCGTCAATCTGGAAGGCGATTACCGCATCCCGTTTGTGTTCGACAATTTGATCTATCGCCGCGAGATGCCGGTCACGATCGCGGTGTTCATCAATCCGGGCCGCACGGCGGACCAGAAGGAAGCCTCCGGCGAGGAATGGGGCGACCGGACCAACAACCGCCGCGTCGAATACAACGCGCTCGACGACAAGTACGCGACGTTGATCGTCGACGAGTTGCTGCCCACGCTGGCGAAGGATTATAACCTCTCGACGGATCCGAACGATCGCGCCATCTCCGGTGCGAGTTCCGGGGCGATCTGTGCCTTTACGGTCGCCTGGCAGCGGCCGGATCAGTTCCGTAAGGTGATCAGCACCATCGGCAGTTTCACTAACATCATGAGCGGGCACGTTTATCCCGACCTGATCCGCGAAAGTGACCCCAAGCCGATTCGCGTCTTTTTGCAGGACGGCCTGAACGACAACCGCGGCCAGCGGCGGGGCAATTACGACCCCAACTGGGACTGGTTCGCCCAGAACGTGAAGATGGTCGAAGCCCTGAAGGAGAAGGGATACGACTTCAACCACGTGTTCGGTATCGGCACCCATTCTAACAAGCAGGGCGGGGCGATCATGCCGGACATGCTGCGCTGGCTGTGGCGCGACACTCCCCGTTCGGTCGACCCTGATGACGAAACAGGACGACAGCCGTTGCCCGGAAGCAACGTCAGCGAGCCGAAGCCGCCAACGGAAGTCGGTTCAGGGCGATAA
- a CDS encoding YdcF family protein, translating into MYDLLSWFVQPYPLLLMALGVAILRLRRPCQEHRNRWRIALGAYVALCISSTPAVSHVAMRFVESGYPQRVVTPTNGDVIIVLTGNFLRADARRPYDEPGDSSLFRCYHVARIYRLRRCPIIVTGGTPDPSVPGPSNAAIMRDCLLEVGIRAEDVQIEERSRNTAESGRECTLMLKELAAKRVILVTEAFHMRRTMLSFANIGVPLEPASCAMRSGEFRWTVRNFLPSASALSSLQLSSHEIVGLIWYRLRGSGQR; encoded by the coding sequence GTGTACGATCTGCTGAGTTGGTTCGTGCAGCCATATCCGTTGCTGCTCATGGCGCTCGGCGTGGCGATTCTGCGTCTACGGAGGCCGTGTCAGGAACATCGAAACCGTTGGCGCATCGCCCTCGGCGCTTACGTCGCACTTTGCATCAGCAGCACGCCCGCGGTATCGCACGTCGCGATGCGCTTCGTGGAGAGCGGTTATCCTCAGCGAGTCGTGACGCCAACGAATGGCGACGTCATCATTGTCTTGACCGGCAACTTCCTGCGGGCCGATGCGCGCCGTCCCTACGACGAACCGGGCGATAGTTCACTCTTTCGCTGCTATCACGTTGCGCGCATCTACCGCCTGAGGCGTTGCCCGATCATCGTTACCGGCGGTACGCCCGATCCGTCGGTCCCTGGTCCCAGCAATGCCGCTATTATGCGCGATTGCCTGCTGGAGGTGGGCATTCGCGCCGAGGATGTCCAAATCGAGGAACGCTCGAGAAATACCGCGGAAAGCGGTCGCGAGTGCACCTTGATGCTGAAGGAACTGGCCGCGAAACGGGTGATTCTCGTCACCGAGGCGTTCCACATGCGACGCACGATGTTGTCGTTTGCCAACATTGGAGTTCCGCTGGAACCGGCGTCCTGCGCGATGCGTTCTGGGGAATTCCGCTGGACCGTGCGCAATTTCCTCCCCTCGGCGAGCGCTTTGAGCTCCCTGCAATTGAGTTCGCACGAAATCGTCGGGCTGATTTGGTATCGGTTGCGAGGAAGCGGCCAGCGGTAA